The Pedobacter roseus genome contains a region encoding:
- a CDS encoding SusC/RagA family TonB-linked outer membrane protein — MKYFYSIVILLIFGLQNLALAQQQIAVTGTVYDGESKKKETMPGVSILSAGRVLGQTDGDGRYRVTVASNAEITFKYLSYVTQIIKVNGRTTINLTLQGDNATLKEVTVTAGYQTKTRTLTTGSTVTISGKDIQGQPASDIMSLLQGKVAGLNIQNNTGAPGFRGSITLRGISNINVSGSGSSSFLTPTSPLFVIDGVPVDDNTNYSYGFQQAGPGVSPISQIPPEDIEDITTLKDAAATSLYGSRGAYGVILVTTKRGNSKVPVVRYTGASFFSMVPQLRSVIGGKGERLLRINQILQNDTSYNHAVDGINDSPILADSLNAYFNNSTDWQSYFYRNTFNQTHNVSISGGDVAFNYKVGLGAYDETGIQENTGYSRYNLNMNMQYNPTPKFKLYGQLQNSIQKQQVGSGNGFLNSGLATTGQASSLLPSPSLFSSQSGVLAQLQTDNDNKSLQTFATINAEYELFKNFRIATFLNYTNSTGTKDNFSPAALNGNQSKYYTYNDRATKLYNRNQFSYVYGLKDAAGEDTHTFNLFAFTEINSSFFKADAILNERGVNDQLRGPLTNMTDYLTSLGGTIDYNDARSVAFAGAFSYNYKQKYVLDFNYRLDANSANGENARYVANPSFALKWNFNKERFLQNIKWVDYADIRLSYGSNIQPVGGVFDAYGKYVGGNRYNNSNSIILDLKRLPNLDLQPTRATTYNAGVDFSLFQNRFSFVFDTYYKQNDNIFRYKDISSANSFETVASNEISNVNYGWEFQTTARPLNPTSPFKWTISGNLAINREILAQLPDNLRDFIYYDKALQQDTYYRLGTNSLSNYLYNTKGVYSTNAQVPVDPNTGLPYRVGGTGRLNYFKAGDPVFTDLDGNYVLDGNDRVIAGNSQPQITGGFYSYLQWKNWSIEVNTSFTLVRDIINNPLGKQLQNYTNFQQLGSLVPLDQLNYWSAPGQNATYANPLDFVRARIIDPFRLNQTVFQEDGSYFKLNSIKVYYIFDKKFTSRFGMNRVSINVTAANLGFITRYSGPNPENVTSLGRDDSGGYPSPKQFTLGLNIEF, encoded by the coding sequence ATGAAGTATTTTTACAGCATAGTAATTTTATTGATTTTTGGTTTGCAAAATCTCGCCCTGGCACAACAGCAAATTGCGGTTACAGGTACGGTTTATGATGGCGAATCCAAAAAGAAAGAAACCATGCCCGGCGTAAGTATTTTAAGCGCAGGCAGGGTTTTAGGTCAAACCGACGGCGATGGCCGTTACAGGGTTACCGTAGCATCAAATGCAGAAATTACCTTTAAATATTTAAGTTATGTCACCCAAATCATCAAGGTAAACGGAAGAACCACCATTAACCTTACTTTACAGGGCGATAACGCTACCCTTAAAGAGGTTACGGTTACCGCTGGTTATCAAACTAAAACAAGGACTTTAACTACAGGTTCTACCGTGACTATTTCGGGTAAAGATATCCAGGGGCAGCCTGCAAGTGATATCATGTCGCTTTTACAAGGTAAAGTTGCCGGGCTTAACATTCAGAATAATACTGGTGCGCCGGGTTTCAGGGGTTCTATTACCCTACGTGGTATCTCAAACATAAACGTATCAGGTTCAGGAAGTTCGAGTTTCTTAACCCCAACTTCACCATTGTTTGTAATTGATGGCGTACCTGTTGATGACAACACCAATTATTCGTACGGCTTTCAACAGGCAGGTCCGGGTGTATCACCTATTTCTCAGATTCCACCAGAAGATATTGAAGATATTACGACATTAAAAGATGCGGCTGCTACTTCCTTATACGGATCGAGGGGTGCTTATGGGGTTATTTTAGTAACCACCAAACGCGGTAATTCTAAAGTTCCGGTAGTCCGTTATACAGGTGCATCCTTCTTTTCAATGGTTCCTCAATTGCGCAGTGTTATTGGAGGTAAAGGTGAACGGCTGTTGCGGATTAATCAGATTTTGCAGAATGATACCAGTTATAATCATGCAGTAGATGGGATCAATGATAGTCCCATTTTAGCAGATAGCTTAAATGCTTACTTTAATAATTCAACAGATTGGCAATCCTATTTTTACAGAAATACTTTCAATCAAACCCATAATGTAAGCATTTCGGGCGGTGATGTAGCATTTAACTATAAAGTAGGTTTAGGTGCCTATGATGAGACGGGAATCCAGGAGAATACAGGTTATTCGAGGTATAACCTTAACATGAATATGCAATACAATCCTACACCTAAATTTAAGTTATATGGTCAATTGCAAAATTCAATCCAAAAACAACAGGTCGGCAGCGGCAACGGTTTCTTAAATAGTGGTTTAGCCACCACTGGCCAGGCCTCAAGCCTATTGCCTTCACCATCACTATTCTCATCGCAAAGTGGGGTACTGGCACAGCTGCAAACCGATAATGATAATAAATCATTACAAACTTTTGCAACCATCAATGCAGAATACGAGCTTTTTAAGAATTTTAGGATAGCTACTTTCTTAAACTATACCAATAGCACCGGTACTAAAGATAATTTTTCACCAGCGGCGTTAAATGGAAATCAATCGAAATATTATACTTATAACGATCGCGCTACTAAGTTATATAACCGTAACCAGTTCTCTTATGTATATGGTTTAAAAGATGCTGCAGGAGAAGATACGCACACCTTTAACCTTTTTGCCTTTACGGAGATCAATTCGAGCTTTTTTAAAGCCGACGCCATACTGAACGAAAGAGGGGTTAATGATCAGTTAAGAGGTCCTTTAACCAATATGACCGATTACCTGACATCTTTAGGCGGAACCATTGATTATAACGACGCCAGGAGTGTGGCCTTTGCAGGTGCATTTTCTTATAACTATAAGCAAAAATATGTATTGGATTTTAACTATCGCTTAGATGCCAACTCGGCCAATGGAGAAAATGCCCGTTATGTTGCCAATCCATCTTTTGCCTTAAAGTGGAACTTTAATAAAGAAAGGTTTTTGCAGAACATTAAATGGGTCGATTATGCCGACATCCGTTTAAGTTATGGCTCTAACATACAGCCGGTAGGTGGAGTTTTTGATGCCTATGGTAAATATGTGGGAGGGAACCGTTATAATAATTCCAATTCTATCATATTAGATTTAAAAAGGTTGCCAAATTTAGATTTACAACCTACAAGAGCTACCACTTATAATGCCGGTGTTGATTTTAGCTTGTTCCAAAACCGTTTTTCATTCGTTTTTGATACCTATTACAAACAAAATGATAATATTTTCAGGTATAAGGATATTTCAAGTGCCAACTCCTTCGAAACAGTTGCCTCTAACGAAATCAGTAATGTAAACTACGGATGGGAATTTCAAACAACTGCCCGCCCATTAAATCCTACAAGCCCGTTTAAGTGGACAATATCAGGAAACTTAGCCATCAACAGGGAAATTTTAGCACAATTGCCTGATAATTTGAGAGATTTTATTTATTATGATAAAGCCTTACAACAAGACACTTATTATCGCCTAGGAACCAACTCGTTATCTAACTACCTATACAACACAAAAGGTGTTTACTCTACCAATGCCCAGGTACCGGTTGATCCGAATACAGGTTTGCCTTACCGCGTAGGAGGTACCGGCCGTTTAAATTATTTTAAGGCAGGAGATCCTGTTTTTACCGATCTGGATGGAAATTATGTACTTGATGGTAATGACAGGGTGATTGCTGGTAATTCTCAGCCACAGATCACAGGAGGCTTTTATTCCTACCTGCAATGGAAAAACTGGAGTATAGAGGTAAACACGTCCTTTACCCTGGTTCGCGATATTATTAATAACCCATTAGGTAAGCAATTACAGAACTATACCAATTTCCAGCAATTAGGCAGTTTGGTACCTCTGGATCAGCTGAACTATTGGAGTGCACCTGGCCAGAATGCAACTTATGCCAATCCTTTAGATTTTGTGCGTGCACGTATTATCGATCCTTTCAGGTTAAACCAAACGGTATTTCAGGAAGATGGCTCTTACTTCAAGTTAAACTCAATTAAAGTGTATTACATCTTTGATAAGAAATTTACCAGCAGGTTTGGAATGAACAGGGTAAGTATCAATGTTACTGCGGCAAACCTTGGTTTTATCACACGTTACTCCGGGCCAAACCCTGAAAATGTGACCAGTTTAGGTAGAGATGACTCAGGGGGTTATCCTTCTCCAAAGCAGTTTACATTAGGTTTAAACATTGAGTTTTAA
- a CDS encoding DUF5008 domain-containing protein, whose protein sequence is MLNNIKYKFKLFLFGAIGLTTALVSCQKEKGLGQDPYAGGKKPLDLTFVSKTIEPDVVNAGDVLTVRVKGLSKYINDFKVYVNEIEAEVVTASTNDSTLTFKVPLTASTGSMWITSQGQSFFGPIVKVGGKVSVDASWKVINGATNSSNNGFSPSTIFDIEALPGGNYFLGGAFNDFELNGTEKLPIGGIAQILGSGAYSTSGVNFGKGAGGADKSIYSITRIPTGSQAGKYIIAGSFTSFNSTRINRQTLNNVARLNTNGTLDSLILRDVINPKPQETYKNGDTVAAFNAGVDGLVRKTFVFNEQVYLVGNFNNYKRMYLPNSSYDEKVYDYTRMRQVVRVNMDGTMDSTFHYNKSTRQSAIGANGIILDAMMQSDGKLILVGTFSTFNGTQANKIVRLNLDGSVDNSFNAGSGANSDIISIRYNATTNKIVVGGTFTSFNGKAASGINLLNADGSNVTTFTGQPITGGITNFVGQLNNGKIIVSGSFNKYGDYLRQGFMVLEANGQLAVGYNNTGGFQGAIYDMVETSVATGTQVILVGDILRFNGTLPHNIIRLNFAN, encoded by the coding sequence ATGTTAAATAACATAAAATATAAATTTAAGCTGTTTTTGTTCGGGGCAATAGGCTTAACAACAGCTTTAGTTTCTTGCCAAAAGGAAAAGGGCCTCGGCCAGGATCCTTATGCCGGAGGTAAGAAGCCATTGGATCTCACCTTCGTTTCCAAAACAATTGAACCAGATGTGGTAAATGCAGGAGATGTTTTAACAGTAAGGGTAAAAGGCCTGAGTAAATACATCAACGATTTTAAAGTATATGTAAACGAAATAGAAGCCGAAGTAGTTACTGCATCTACCAATGATAGTACTTTAACTTTCAAAGTTCCTTTAACGGCCAGTACAGGCAGTATGTGGATTACTTCACAGGGACAAAGTTTTTTCGGTCCGATTGTTAAAGTGGGAGGCAAAGTAAGTGTTGATGCCAGCTGGAAAGTGATTAATGGTGCAACAAATAGCAGCAACAATGGCTTTAGCCCAAGTACCATATTCGATATTGAGGCTTTACCCGGGGGTAACTATTTTCTGGGAGGTGCCTTTAATGATTTTGAATTAAATGGAACTGAAAAGTTACCCATCGGAGGCATTGCACAGATTTTAGGAAGTGGAGCTTACTCCACCAGTGGCGTTAATTTTGGGAAAGGAGCAGGTGGTGCCGATAAGTCAATCTATTCTATTACGCGCATCCCAACCGGATCGCAGGCTGGTAAATACATCATCGCTGGTAGTTTTACCAGTTTTAACTCTACCCGCATCAACCGTCAAACCTTAAACAATGTGGCCCGCTTAAATACCAATGGTACATTGGATAGTTTGATCCTCAGGGATGTAATTAATCCTAAACCTCAGGAGACCTATAAAAATGGCGATACCGTTGCCGCATTTAATGCCGGTGTTGATGGCTTGGTTAGAAAAACCTTTGTATTTAACGAGCAGGTTTATCTGGTAGGTAACTTTAATAACTACAAACGCATGTATTTGCCAAACTCCAGTTATGATGAAAAAGTGTACGACTATACACGTATGCGCCAGGTAGTAAGGGTAAATATGGATGGCACCATGGATTCGACATTCCACTACAATAAATCTACCCGTCAAAGTGCAATAGGTGCTAACGGAATTATTTTAGATGCCATGATGCAAAGCGATGGAAAGCTGATCCTGGTGGGTACATTTAGTACGTTTAATGGTACGCAGGCCAATAAAATTGTAAGGTTAAACCTTGATGGTAGTGTAGATAATAGTTTTAATGCAGGTTCTGGTGCCAATAGCGATATCATTTCGATAAGGTACAATGCTACTACCAACAAAATTGTAGTGGGAGGTACTTTCACTAGTTTTAATGGTAAAGCAGCATCAGGTATTAACCTGTTAAATGCTGATGGCTCTAATGTAACAACCTTTACAGGTCAGCCCATTACCGGGGGCATTACCAATTTTGTGGGGCAGCTTAACAATGGGAAAATTATTGTAAGCGGCTCTTTTAATAAATATGGCGATTACCTGCGCCAGGGTTTTATGGTTTTAGAAGCCAACGGGCAGCTAGCAGTAGGGTATAACAATACTGGTGGTTTTCAGGGGGCAATTTACGATATGGTAGAAACCTCAGTTGCTACAGGTACGCAGGTGATTTTAGTGGGCGATATCCTTCGCTTTAACGGCACCTTACCACACAATATCATACGCCTAAATTTTGCCAATTGA
- a CDS encoding DUF5007 domain-containing protein, producing the protein MKTKKYFLSVAIMLTGMMLVLVSCKKNLPDNRLSIANDSQYTQFLYQPTLGRNTLFTNNFTYGNSSRPLDFKIVNMRTFGGEPAPELTKLYPVKVWKTAYDGTEKTLAEIEAKRVIENHPLFEVRPHSGEFLMWAEANSNMIKAQPDSGYVFDVEMSNTGGRKYFQNFRLSPLRERPYEPSPLDPVTGQGTSTSVSPAGLFITGTRTNQFLSSNDVAVVFNKLPKGLPGYSGHSISFKFIDTLAQVIDPNKFALTDWGNLVHGFNMVKDATKVKFDVAYPIPLTAYPTKYTATDGGAARVVFRFDRQAFGAALLHCYLALNFKIYEEGDWEIIFQFKNDRPKFDND; encoded by the coding sequence ATGAAAACTAAAAAATACTTTCTTAGTGTAGCTATAATGCTAACAGGCATGATGCTCGTATTGGTATCGTGTAAGAAAAATTTACCGGATAACAGGTTGTCTATTGCCAATGATAGCCAGTACACACAGTTTCTATATCAGCCAACATTGGGTAGAAATACCTTATTTACCAACAATTTTACCTACGGCAATTCAAGCAGGCCTTTGGATTTTAAAATTGTGAATATGCGCACTTTTGGTGGCGAGCCTGCTCCCGAACTCACCAAACTTTATCCTGTTAAAGTATGGAAAACAGCTTATGATGGTACCGAAAAAACGCTTGCCGAAATTGAGGCCAAACGCGTAATCGAAAACCACCCTTTATTTGAAGTACGTCCGCATTCCGGTGAATTTTTAATGTGGGCAGAAGCCAATTCGAACATGATTAAAGCGCAACCAGATTCGGGTTATGTTTTTGATGTAGAAATGTCGAACACCGGTGGGAGGAAATATTTTCAGAATTTCCGTCTTAGCCCACTGCGCGAACGTCCTTATGAGCCATCACCACTTGATCCGGTTACAGGGCAGGGAACATCAACCTCTGTTAGTCCGGCAGGATTATTTATTACCGGTACAAGAACCAATCAGTTCTTATCATCGAATGATGTAGCCGTGGTGTTTAATAAACTGCCAAAAGGTTTACCAGGCTATTCAGGTCATAGCATCAGTTTCAAATTTATAGATACGCTGGCGCAGGTTATCGATCCGAATAAGTTCGCTTTAACCGATTGGGGCAATTTGGTACATGGTTTCAATATGGTAAAAGATGCCACCAAAGTGAAGTTTGACGTGGCTTACCCTATTCCCTTAACCGCATATCCTACCAAATACACCGCAACCGATGGTGGCGCAGCAAGGGTTGTATTCAGATTCGACAGGCAGGCATTTGGCGCGGCCTTGCTCCATTGTTATCTCGCCCTAAATTTCAAGATCTACGAGGAGGGGGATTGGGAAATTATCTTTCAGTTCAAGAACGACCGACCAAAATTTGATAACGACTGA
- a CDS encoding fasciclin domain-containing protein — MELIDMMMKKNYKTLLFLVICVLSVLTGCKKYYMETGVHEAKYNGNIMQYMEEKKPFFDSTLTVIKLAGLADVISKENITFFAPPSGSIFKSIKGLNVRLRVTGKDTVSQLSQIKPEVWKNILSQYIFKGSNRLKDYPQRDTLSYLAFPGQGYTSYSGRIMNIGVVFNDAVVYSDKGEELSRVAYAGYRQLYLAYIPDLSNPQVSLINIPIATSDIQPTNGVLHVLTKIRHNFGFNTNVFIEQAISAGINPPTK, encoded by the coding sequence TTGGAACTAATAGATATGATGATGAAAAAGAATTATAAAACACTGCTGTTTTTAGTAATCTGCGTATTATCAGTTTTAACCGGCTGTAAAAAATACTACATGGAAACGGGAGTACATGAAGCAAAGTATAATGGCAATATTATGCAGTACATGGAAGAAAAGAAACCATTTTTCGATTCAACCCTAACGGTGATTAAACTTGCCGGTTTGGCCGATGTGATCAGCAAAGAGAACATCACATTTTTTGCACCGCCAAGCGGTTCGATTTTTAAATCCATTAAGGGCTTAAATGTAAGATTAAGGGTTACTGGTAAAGATACCGTTTCTCAATTATCTCAGATTAAACCTGAAGTATGGAAGAATATATTATCACAATATATATTTAAAGGTAGCAACCGCTTAAAAGATTATCCTCAGCGTGATACTTTATCTTACCTCGCTTTTCCTGGTCAGGGTTATACCTCTTATAGTGGCAGGATTATGAATATTGGGGTGGTTTTTAATGATGCAGTGGTGTATAGCGATAAAGGCGAAGAACTTTCGAGGGTAGCTTATGCTGGTTACCGCCAATTGTATCTTGCCTATATTCCCGATCTGTCTAATCCTCAGGTATCATTGATCAACATTCCGATTGCTACCTCAGATATTCAGCCCACTAATGGCGTTTTGCATGTGCTAACCAAGATCAGGCATAATTTCGGCTTTAACACCAATGTTTTTATCGAGCAGGCCATATCCGCGGGTATTAATCCACCAACAAAATAG
- a CDS encoding RagB/SusD family nutrient uptake outer membrane protein — translation MKNTKYIILIAALVFTAFGCKKFLNVTPIEAQSGNNFWKTREDVEGFTNGIYSRLKSKVAGTPTFFNEDDRAFFPALEMRGNKVAIGSLSNDGGNTFLALTGNNMKFLVASSGRFNGMMKNIMSWKEWYDVVAAANILYFEVDKVPSSSLPDADKKRYKAEAVFLRNLSYMFICKLFGDAIYYTDAYHSTPLGRISQVTVMNKCIADMTAAKNDLPTFYNDATSNGFRPTRASAVALLMHLNMWAAAWDTGVKTKYYDAVKTLSAELDTYSNYKILPITPANTLKIFKGRSSENLFGILQDFNYGEGFSLPASMSFYLSHYPYQGNVTKTQSSIAYSTEYIRKLYPPGSADARITTWFENYDAQGGAFQFKKFANIYSTGSGSAISITSDDSAIIFRLPDCYLLTAEALAELGDESGARDFANRVTVAANAPMITQSGQDLKDEIYKERCRELIGEGQFFFDLVRTKRVLNSDFTNAPISVANLNAGAWTWPLTITAAERSANPGLIGNNFWN, via the coding sequence ATGAAAAATACAAAATACATAATTCTGATTGCTGCACTGGTTTTTACTGCCTTTGGCTGCAAAAAATTTCTAAACGTAACACCAATTGAAGCACAGAGTGGAAATAACTTTTGGAAAACACGTGAAGATGTAGAGGGATTTACAAACGGAATTTACTCACGGTTAAAATCAAAAGTGGCAGGTACACCAACCTTTTTTAATGAAGATGACCGCGCATTCTTCCCTGCATTAGAAATGAGGGGCAATAAGGTTGCTATAGGGAGCTTAAGTAACGATGGCGGAAATACTTTTCTTGCACTTACAGGTAACAATATGAAATTTCTGGTTGCCAGTTCAGGAAGGTTTAATGGCATGATGAAAAACATTATGAGCTGGAAAGAATGGTACGATGTAGTGGCTGCGGCTAATATCTTGTACTTTGAAGTTGATAAAGTGCCTTCATCAAGTTTGCCCGATGCTGATAAAAAACGCTATAAAGCAGAGGCTGTTTTTTTGCGCAACCTGAGCTACATGTTTATCTGTAAGTTATTTGGCGATGCCATTTATTATACAGATGCTTACCACAGTACTCCACTTGGCAGAATATCGCAAGTAACGGTAATGAATAAATGTATTGCAGATATGACTGCAGCAAAAAATGATCTGCCAACTTTCTATAACGATGCCACATCCAATGGTTTCAGACCTACAAGAGCATCGGCAGTGGCGCTGTTAATGCATTTAAATATGTGGGCTGCAGCATGGGATACCGGAGTTAAAACCAAATATTACGATGCGGTAAAAACACTGTCTGCCGAATTGGATACTTATAGTAATTATAAGATATTGCCCATTACCCCTGCCAACACCCTTAAAATTTTTAAAGGAAGAAGTTCTGAAAATCTGTTCGGTATTTTACAGGATTTTAATTATGGAGAAGGATTTTCTTTGCCTGCAAGTATGTCATTTTACTTATCACATTACCCATATCAGGGCAATGTAACCAAAACGCAAAGTTCTATAGCTTATTCAACCGAATATATCCGTAAACTTTATCCTCCGGGATCTGCAGATGCAAGGATAACTACCTGGTTTGAAAACTATGATGCTCAGGGGGGAGCTTTCCAGTTCAAAAAATTTGCAAATATTTATTCAACCGGATCGGGTAGTGCCATATCCATCACAAGTGATGATAGTGCCATCATTTTCAGGTTACCTGATTGCTATTTGTTAACTGCTGAAGCACTTGCAGAGCTTGGCGACGAAAGCGGCGCGAGAGATTTTGCAAACAGGGTAACCGTAGCCGCCAATGCACCAATGATTACGCAAAGCGGACAGGATTTAAAAGATGAGATTTATAAAGAAAGGTGCAGGGAGCTAATTGGCGAAGGGCAGTTCTTTTTCGATCTGGTAAGAACAAAGAGGGTACTGAATTCCGATTTCACCAATGCGCCTATATCGGTAGCTAACCTCAATGCAGGTGCATGGACATGGCCGCTTACCATTACTGCTGCCGAGCGTAGTGCAAACCCAGGTTTAATTGGTAATAATTTTTGGAACTAA
- a CDS encoding DUF4983 domain-containing protein, with amino-acid sequence MKKGFTLTATFKYLGFCLVFGLFLMATGCNKDFENTLPQNFRNDTLGLGAGKKVLYIVLDGVTGAAIKALAPTNLAQINAKATYTYEGLADNKYNVITNASAWTTMLTGYDYTKHNVTSEDFSGLNLQTTPTVFTRIKSSLNNARTVSIASTTVFNDKLAGDATVKQNVADDAAVKSGVVTELTSNNPSMVVAQFHSAETAGAANGYTAATPAYAAAIKSIDGYIGEILTALKARKGYSGENWLVVIASNKGGGPSGGAPGTNIFNDASRNAYIAFYNPRFSSVLISQPDPNSYPFVGTGPRFIATTNSNVTAIQNNTAIGNFGTTGDFTFMFKFRDDYGQANYYPMFLAKRNAFNSVSSTGWGFLFGANSAQLDWGGTPRPGFGIDIRDGRWHTVAFTIGLLNGVRTLTLYVDGLTRYSGSINGRNIDNNIPLRLGGDVGTNGDTQTNLLIRDVALFNVNMSATDVAAIMRTQIKPSTPFYNNLLGFWPGNETSGTTMLDQSGKGNNFTYSSNVTFAGFEEISPNISPDISPAAYLSVPNGVDIPLLIYNWLNIAVSPQWGLTGRLYIPTVSLPTN; translated from the coding sequence ATGAAAAAAGGATTTACATTAACAGCAACCTTTAAATACCTGGGCTTTTGCCTGGTATTTGGGCTATTCCTTATGGCCACCGGGTGTAATAAGGATTTTGAAAATACATTGCCACAAAATTTCAGAAACGATACGCTAGGTTTAGGTGCCGGTAAAAAGGTACTTTATATCGTTTTGGATGGTGTAACTGGTGCCGCAATAAAAGCATTGGCGCCCACCAATCTGGCTCAGATTAATGCCAAAGCCACCTACACTTACGAAGGTTTGGCTGATAATAAATATAACGTAATTACCAATGCCTCGGCCTGGACAACCATGCTAACCGGTTACGATTATACCAAACACAATGTAACCAGCGAAGATTTTTCGGGTTTAAACCTGCAAACTACCCCTACGGTTTTTACGAGGATTAAAAGTTCGCTCAATAATGCCAGAACGGTTTCAATCGCCTCAACAACCGTTTTTAATGATAAACTGGCTGGCGATGCAACTGTAAAACAAAATGTTGCAGACGATGCTGCCGTAAAAAGCGGAGTAGTTACCGAGTTAACCAGCAATAATCCATCAATGGTAGTGGCACAGTTTCACAGCGCTGAAACTGCCGGAGCAGCTAATGGCTATACCGCTGCAACACCTGCTTATGCGGCCGCTATAAAAAGCATAGATGGTTACATCGGCGAAATACTAACTGCGCTAAAAGCCAGAAAAGGATATTCAGGAGAGAACTGGTTGGTGGTAATTGCTTCAAATAAAGGCGGTGGCCCATCAGGCGGTGCTCCAGGTACAAATATTTTTAACGATGCTTCACGAAATGCATACATCGCTTTTTATAACCCCCGTTTTTCGTCGGTATTGATTTCACAGCCAGACCCCAATAGCTATCCATTCGTAGGCACAGGTCCACGTTTTATTGCAACAACCAATTCTAATGTTACCGCTATTCAAAATAATACCGCGATTGGCAATTTTGGTACCACAGGCGATTTTACCTTTATGTTCAAATTTAGGGATGATTATGGGCAAGCAAATTATTACCCAATGTTTTTGGCAAAAAGAAATGCTTTTAACTCCGTTTCATCTACCGGATGGGGCTTTTTGTTCGGCGCAAACTCCGCACAGTTAGATTGGGGTGGTACTCCACGTCCGGGTTTTGGTATTGATATACGCGATGGACGCTGGCACACTGTAGCTTTCACCATTGGCCTGTTAAACGGTGTAAGAACACTTACTTTGTATGTTGATGGGCTAACCAGATATTCAGGATCTATAAACGGAAGAAATATAGATAACAACATTCCGCTTCGGTTAGGTGGCGATGTAGGTACCAATGGCGATACACAAACCAATCTTTTAATCAGAGATGTAGCCTTGTTCAACGTAAACATGTCTGCAACTGATGTAGCCGCCATCATGAGAACGCAGATTAAACCGAGTACGCCGTTTTATAACAATTTACTAGGTTTCTGGCCAGGAAATGAAACAAGCGGAACCACGATGTTGGATCAATCGGGTAAAGGAAACAATTTTACTTACAGCAGTAACGTAACATTTGCTGGTTTTGAAGAAATTTCGCCAAATATCTCGCCCGATATTTCTCCTGCAGCATACCTCTCTGTACCTAATGGTGTAGATATTCCACTACTTATTTACAATTGGTTAAATATTGCTGTTTCACCTCAATGGGGTTTAACAGGCAGGTTATATATCCCAACTGTATCATTACCGACTAATTAA